CTCCTTGCCGTTCATACCGACAATTGCCGCCTGGGCTTCAGCCTTTCCCGGCATCTCAATAAATCCGAATCCCCTCGGTTCACCAGTAAATTTATCTTTAATAATTGTTACTGATGTAACCTGTCCAAAGGCTTTAAAAGCCTCTTCCAGGTCCTCCTGGGTTACTTCACGCGCCAAATTGCCCACATAGATATTCATTCAAATCTCCTTTTTGTTTACATTCTCAGGAATGTACGTGTAACCGGTTTCGTCTGACGCCAGACTCTATGGAAAATCTCTTTGAAAACACAACATAATACTATATAATACTTTTACTTAAAATGATAGAAGATTTGAAAATCACTTCCGCAATAGAACAAATAAAGCAGAAGAAAATCAGGATACAGGAATACCAAGACAAAATGGCTGAGCAGACAATAAAATTTGATGTTATTGGCATGCACTGTGTCAATTGTGCCATGACAATTGAACGAAGACTAAAGGATCTAAGAGGGGTTAAATCGGCCCGGATTAATTTTTCCCGTGCAACGGGGATTGTGACCTATGATGCTAACGTCACAAACAAGACTCAAATCACAAGATACGTGAAAGAGATTGGCTATACAGCCAAAGAACGGGTTCGCCTGGACCAAACCTCTCAGGCATCCATTCAGATGGGATGGCTCATCCTGAGTATCGTGGCCTCCGCTGCCATGATGGTACTGATGTATGTACCCATGCCCGCCTCAATACATAACTACATGCCTTATATAATGATGATTATTGCTACCTTGACAGTGTTGGGACCGGGGATGGATTTCTTTGTGAGCGCCTACAAGTCCATCAGGAATCTTTTTGCCAATATGGACGTGCTGGTTTCGATGGGTGTCTTGTCCGCCTATATCTACAGTATCTTTGCTGTCCTCGGCGCCTTCGGTATGGCAGGTCACGCATTTTTCGAGACGGCAGTGATGCTGATTACCTTTATCCGCATCGGAAAGTATCTGGAAGAACGGGTGAAGGGAAGGGCAAGTCATACGCTTCAGAAATTGGTAAAACTCCAGGCCGATAAGGCGCGGTTGTTGTCAACGGAAGGAAAAGAGACAGAGGTTAGTGCCTCTTCTCTTCATGCGGGGGATATTGTGGCAGTCAGGGCAGGCGAAATCATCCCTGTGGATGGTGTGGTTATGGAAGGGGTCTCATCGGTGGATGAATCCATGGTAACAGGTGAGTCTGTGCCCATTGTGAAGCAGAAAGGTGACAGTGTCATAGGGGCAACCATAAATAAAACGGGTGTTTTAATGGTGAAGACCACAAAGGTGGGCGAAGAAACCGTTTTATCGCAGATTATCACTATGGTTGAAGATGCCCAGATGGATAAGGCCCCTATCCAGCGATTTGCAGATCGGGTATCCAACATATTTGTTCCCATCGTCGTAGGTTTGTCCCTAGCGACCTTTCTCTGCTGGTATTTTGTGTTCTATGATACTGCCGGACAGCAGCCCTTTGTCCGGGCTTTAAAGATGGCAATTGCCGTATTGGTAATTGCATGTCCGTGCGCCATGGGACTCGCCACCCCAACGGCCATTATGGTGGGAAGTGGTGTGGGTCTTGATCACTCCATCCTTATCAAACGTGCCAGCGCCCTTGAGGAAATTGCACGGCTCGATGTCATGGTATTCGACAAGACGGGCACCATTACCGAGGGACGCTTTGTGATAACCGATATTGCACCTTCAAATATGGTTATTGAATCTGAGTTGATTATCCTTGCGGCAGCGGGGTGTGCCCTTTCAAACCATCCCCTCTCCCAATCGGTGGTGGATGAGGCGCGAGAAAGAGGTCTCGCATGGGATGCAGTTCAGGATTTCCATGAAGAAACAGGGCGTGGTATTATCTGCCGCTATAAGGAAAAGGTTTTACTGATTGGAAACGAGGGGCTTTTGACCTCTCGCGGCGTGAAAAGCGACGGACTACAGAATAAGGTCGAGGAACTAGAGGCACAGGGAAAATCCCTCATGTACGTGGCATACGATGGCAGATGTGCCGGTGTCCTGGGTCTTATGGATAAAATAAAGCAAAATGCACAGGACGTTGTGATACAACTAAAACAAATGAACATACGTGCCATGATGATAACGGGCGATAGCGAGTTAGTGGCAAAGACAGTGGCATCGGAGGTGGGTATTGAGGAGTACCGTGCGAAAGTCTTACCTGCAGAAAAGATGGAGACTATAAAGAATTTTCAGGGAAAGGGGCTGAAGGTCGGTATGCTTGGTGACGGCATCAATGATGCCCCTGCGCTTGCACAGGCAGACGTGGGCATTGCTATCGGCGCGGGGACTGATGTCGCAAAGGAAACCGGGGATATTGTTTTAATAAAAAATGACATGATGGATGTTGTAAAGGCAATTCAATTGGGCCGGCGAACACTGTCCAAGATCAGGCAGAATTTGTTTTGGGCATTCTTTTACAATGTAATTGGAATTCCCATTGCGGCCGGTGTTATGTATCCACTTTTTGGTATAAGCCTGAAGCCCGAGTATGCAGGACTAGCAATGGCATTTTCCTCTGTGTCTGTGGTAACAAATTCCTTATTGCTGAAATGCATCACCTTTCATAAGCAATGAATTTTTCCTTGTACCCTTTGCGCCTTTGTGTTGAGCATTACAAATACCCTATGCCTATTTTGCATGGGTAGCCTGGGCCTGGGCAATAATGGATTGCATGAGGTGGGCTGGCACGATGTCGTAGTGTGAAAATTCCATGGTAAATGAACCCTGGCCGCCAGTCATGGATTTCAGTTCCGTTTCATAATTAGCTACGGATGACATAGGAATGGAAGCCCGCACGACCTGCAAATCCCCTAAAGAATCCAGTCCTTTGATGTGTCCGCGATGACTGGAAAGATTTCCTGTAATTTCACCCATAAATTTCGCGGGGATTGTAACCTCGATATTTACCATCGGCTCAAGAAGCACAGGTTTGGCATGATTGAAGGCATCCTGAAAGGCATGTGAGGCCGCTATCTTGAAAGCAGCTTCGGAAGAATCCACATCATGATAAGAGCCGTGGAACAACCGTACCCGTACATCTACAATAGGATACCCGATCAAGATACCTTTGTGAAGAACCTCTTGAATCCCCTTTTCAACGGCCGGGATGTATTGACGGGGGATGACTCCACCCACTATCTCATCGACAAACTCAAACCCGGCTCCCCTCGGCAGTGGCTCAATCCTGATATGTACCTCTCCGTACTGTCCGTGTCCACCTGATTGTTTCTTGTGCTTATACTGTGCCTGTGCCCCGGCTGTAATAGTTTCTTTGTAAGGAATTTTTGGGGTATGGGTCTCTACATCGATTCCAAAACGTCGTTTTAACCGGCTGATCATTATCTGTAAATGAAGTGTGCTCATGCCCGTAATAACCAACTCGTTGGTCAGGGTATCATGAGAAACCCTGAAGGTTTTATCTTCCTCGGTAAGTTTATGAAGGCACTCGCTGATCTTTTTCTCTGCACCCTTGCTTATGGGTACCACAGCCAGGGAGGACATAGGGGTTGGAAATACAATCTCCGGGAATTTTACCGGATGTTTTGGATCGCAGATGGTATCGGAGATGTGCATGTCCTCCAGTTTAGACACGGCGATAATATCCCCCGGGATGGCCTTTGAAACTGGTTGTTGCTCTTTTCCAAAGACCCGGTACATATGTCCGGCCTTATTGGTCTTTTTGCTCGTCACATTATAAAATGACATTTCACCATCCAGTTCACCGGAGATGACCCGAAAATAAGTTAATTTCCCCACAAAAGGGTCAATTACCGATTTAAACACACAGGCGCTAAAAGGTGCTTCTTTTGCGGTTTCTAAGATAATTTCCTGATTTTTTTGCAGATCAATAGCAGCCCTTTTGCCCCCTTCCAGCGGAGACGGAGAAAAGTTCGCTATGGCATCCAATACATCCTCAATCCCTGAGACTTTTTTGTTGGAACAGCAGAGAATAGGCACGACATTTCCGCACGCAACAGCCTTCACAAAGCAGGATTGCAAGACTGCCCGCTCGATCTCTTTTCCATCGAGATATTTTTCCATCAATGCATCCTCGGCAGAAACGATGGCTTCGATTAAGGCATCGTGTGATGCATGAGCGTCGCCCATAACCCCATTTGGCAAAGGATTGGATAATTCAAACAGATTGACAACACCTTGAAAATCATGTCCGGTTCCGACAGGCAAGACTAACGGGACACACGTATTTCCAAAGGTATTTTTAACAGATTCAAGCATGGCCTGATAATCGACATTTTCACCGTCCATCTTCGTCACTATTATTATTTTCCCGAGTCTTTTTTGGCAGGCCAGATCCCAGAGTTTTCGGGTATTGACTTGAATGCCATCCGTAGCCGATAAGATAATAAGGGCTGTTTCTGCAGCGACAAGTGAGGAGATCGTGTCTCGAATAAAATCAGGGTAACCGGGGGTATCAATAACATTGATCTCCCGCCCCTTCCAGTTACAATGCAGGATGGAAGAGTCTATCGAATGCCTTTTCTCTTTTGCATCGGGGTCATAATCTGCAACCGAGGTACCATTCTCAACACTGCCAAGGCGTGTGGTCGCTCCAGCCTTAAAAAGCATTGATTCCACCAGCGAAGTCTTCCCTGAAGCACCATGTCCCAGGAGTACAATGGTCCGAATGTCTTTTGTTTCATACGGAATCATAGATCACCTCCAGCACAAGTGTTTGGACTTGTAGGAAAATAACCACAAAGACACAAAGAACACAGCGATAAACTTTTTTGAATCTTGTTTTTGTATCTTGACGTTAATTATCTTTTCATTTCTCTGCGGTTCTCCGTGGCTTTTACTTTTTTGACGCAAGTGAATTACATAGCCGTTTCGCCTCTGAAAATTTAATATGTCCCGTGTATAAAGCCTTTCCAATAATCATACCCGCAATGGGTAACTGACTGAGTGCCTCGATATCCTTAAGCGATGAGATTCCACCCGATGCAATAACCGGGGTTTTTACCGTCATCAGGAGTTCTTTTAAACTTTCAATATTCGGACCTTGCAGCATGCCGTCTTTTGAGATATCCGTGAAGATCAAGACACACGGTGATGCCTTCTCTATTTCGCTGGCAAATGCAACTGCCGTCCATTCACAAACGGAGGTCCAGCCCTTCACAGCTACCTTGCCATTTTTTGCATCAATTCCAACCGCAATACGACCAGGAAATGTCGTACAAAGTTCATTAACCCACGACGGTGAATCGATTGCCTTTGTTCCTATAATCACACGGTCCGCACCTAAATCGAGCAGAGTTTTAATGGACTGGGTCGTCCGTAAACCCCCACCAAATTCGATAGGGATTTTTACTTTCTTAATGATTTGTTCAACAGCGGCAAGATTTTTGGGGGTTCCTTCAAATGCCCCGTCCAGGTCAACCACGTGCAGATAATCAGCGCCCTGATCCTGCCAAGATCCGGCAACATCCACAGGATCATCAGAAAAGACTGTCTCGAGATCCTTCTGACCCTGCGTCAATCGTACACACTTACCACCCTTTAAATCGATTGCTGGAATGATGATCATAAATGCCTGTGTCAGATAGACAGTGAACCAAATCGTAATACAGAATAAAAATTATTTTTCTGTGATAATCCGTTTATCCCGGTGATAAGCTGTTACAAATTTCCAAAGTTTTTGAGTATGGTAAGCCCGTACTCCTGGCTTTTTTCAGGATGAAATTGCGTTGCAAAGATATTCTTGTGCCAGATCATCGAGGTAAAACGCACACCGTACTCTGTCTCCGTAGCAATAACACCTTCATCCTCTGGACAAACATAATAGGAATGCACGAAATACATATAGGCATTACAGGGTACATTTTTCAGGATAGGAATACCTTCTCTCCGAAAGCTGATCTGATTCCATCCCATGTGGGGAATCTTCAATTTCCCGTTTGTCCCAACTTCAGAAAATTTAAAACGGATGACTTTGCCGGGTATAATATTTAAACCTTCATGTTCACCATCCTCGTAGCCTTTAGAAAACAGCAACTGCAGCCCAAGACATATTCCAAGAAATGGTTTGCCAGATCGGACCCAATCCACAACCGGCTCTATTAACCCACGCTGTTTAAGGCCGTCCATAGCGTCCCGGAACGCCCCAACGCCGGGAAGTACCAGTTTGTCTGCATGTATAATTTCGCTGGAATGGTCGGTAACCTTGACATCAAAGCCAAACCGTTCGAAACCCTTCGCTACACTGCGGAGATTCCCCATTCCATAATCCACAATCGCAATCATATTTATTCTATCCGCCACTGCCCCCAGGTACTATCACAAACTCCACACGCCGGTTTTTTGCCTTGCCGGTTTTTGATTTATTATCAGAGATGGGCTGGTATTGCCCAAATCCAGCAACGTAAACCCTTGTCGGAGAAACTCCGCATTCTTCCACCATATAATGGAGCACGGCAGTGGCCCGTGCTGTGGATAGTTCCCAGTTTGATTTGTATTTGTCTTTTTGCCTGCTAATCGGGTCATTATCAGTATGCCCTTCAATCCTTACCATTTCGGCAGATGCCTCAGTCGCAAGTATACCGGCAATCTTCTTGAGTGCCGCTTTCGATTGAGGACGCAATGTCGTCTGTCCGGGATCAAACAATATGGCACCCGGGAGTAATACCGAAACTGCACCATTCTTTATCCTCACGGTTGCACCGGTATCTTTTAATTTGTCCTCGAGTTCCCTCCTCGAATTCTCAAGCCGGTTCAGCTCACCTTCATAACTGCTCGCCTTCGATGATAGTTCTGCATTCTCTTGCTGCAGCCGTGTTATATCGTCATTCAACTGCTGATTTTCCTGCCGTAACCTTTTCAGCTCAGCACAACCAGTACCTGCAACTAACACCCCGGCCATCCCAATTAACCACAAACTTCGCATTACGCCACGTCCCTTTCCCATATTTCCTTCACTCCTTTCACAGTAAAGAAACTTTACCCATAAAAGAATCAGATATTTTCACATTCGGTTTATGAATGGAATCCCGTAAATATCACGGTAAGGAGTTGAATATATACATTGATAATTCCAAGAAAATAATCCTGGAAGAAGATACACACCAGGGTTGCCAGCGATAAAAATGGCCCATAAGGAATCAAATGAGTTTTTTTAAATAGTAAAGCAGGGATACCCATGAAGAGCCCAAAAAAAGGTGCAACAAAAAATATGGCCACCGCCAGTTTCCAGCCTACGATGCCCCCAACCATACCCATGAGTTTCACGTCCCCAAAACCCATGGCATCCTTCTTGAATATCCATTTTCCTAAAACGCTACAAAGAAATATCAGTCCCCCGCCAGCAAGCATCCCTAATAGCGACGCGATTACCATATCTAACCGACTGATACCAACCAGTGAAAAGTTTCTCAGGGTATTTGGTTCGTTATGCAAACCTGGACATACTACACTTAAAACAAGAGACAGGGGAATACCTACAAATGTGACCTCGTTGGGAATAACGAGTAACTCAAGGTCCACAAAGGTCGATATAATAAGGGCACAAGAAAGAACTGCATATCCTATAAAAATACATGGCGATTCATATCGGTATTGTACAAAAAGATACAAATGCGCGAATACATACCCTGTCAGCAACTCTACAAATAGATAACGTACTGATATTCTAGCCTTGCAAGCCCTGCATCGGCCCCGTAACAGGAGATAACTGAAGACCGGTATATTATCATACCACCGGATGGGTGCATGACAATCAGGGCAAAATGAACGCGGCAATACAAGGGATCTTTTCCTGGGAATTCGGTAGATACAGACATTTAAAAAACTGCCTATCGCTAATCCCAGAACAAAAAACATGAACACAGCACTTGGATTAACCGCACCCAGGAAATTTTTCTGGATACCCGTACCCCCTTTTCAGAATGACAATTGTTTCAAATACATTTGTCCAAAAGTTTTATGGAATCCTATCAAAACAAGTTGGCAATTGCAAGACTAAAAGAGGCGAATTACATTTCTCGTATAAGACTTGAATATGCGAGATTTTCTGTTAAACTATTTACAATATTGATCGAGATTAAATCCGGAATTTTACAACCAATAATGTCTTCATACAAGCTTGAAAATGGATAATGTACTTTCTGTCATCTTAGGAGGGGGGCGTGGAACAAGGCTCTATCCCTTAACGAAAGAAAGATCGAAACCTGCCGTCCCACTTGCAGGAAAATATAGAATCATTGACATCCCCATTAGCAATTGTCTGAATTCCGATCTCAATAAGATTTACGTACTCACACAATTTAACTCAGCATCCCTTCACAGGCATATCACAAGGGCATATAAATTCGATAACTTTTCCCGAGGTTTTATTGAAATCCTGGCCGCAACCCAAACCACCGAAAGCATGGACTGGTATCAAGGTACCGCGGATGCCGTGCGGCAAAACCTTCGCTTTTTAAATCAACCCAATATTGATTTTGTTTTGATACTCTCCGGAGATCAACTTTACAGGATGAACTATCAACAACTCATCAAAGAACATATTAGAACCGGGGCAGAAGTAACTGTTTCTGTAATTCCTGTGGAGAGAAGAGAAGCCCACGGTTTAGGTATCTTAAAAGTAGACGAACAGGGACGTGTTGTTGATTTCTTTGAAAAGCCAAAAGATGAAAAAGTCATCAATTCTTTTTCCTTAGATGCATCCAGTTTTGACAGACATGGTGTTAGCGCTAAAGGTCGTACCCTTCTAGCCTCAATGGGTATTTATATATTTAACCTTGAGGTCTTGAGAGAAGTACTGAAAGAAACAAAAAAAACTGACTTTGGCAAGGAAATCATCCCGGAAATTATAAAAAAAAGGCGCTTATTTGCTTATTTTTTTGATGGCTACTGGGAGGATATTGGAACGATAAAATCATTTTATGAAGCCAATCTGAAATTGGTATCCCCTGCCCCTAGCTTCGATCTATACGATGAAAAGGCGCCGATCTATACCAACCCTCTTTTCTTGCCCGGATCAACCATCAACAACAGCAAGATCACACAATCCATCATCTCGGATGGTTGCATTATCGATAACGCAGAGATACATAATTCTGTAATTGGAATCAGAAGTATTATCGGTA
This is a stretch of genomic DNA from Candidatus Brocadia sp.. It encodes these proteins:
- a CDS encoding RNA-binding protein — encoded protein: MNIYVGNLAREVTQEDLEEAFKAFGQVTSVTIIKDKFTGEPRGFGFIEMPGKAEAQAAIVGMNGKELKGRPLNVNEAQPRTDRGGGRGGGRGGRGGGYGGGRGEGRGGSRRRF
- a CDS encoding heavy metal translocating P-type ATPase, with the translated sequence MAEQTIKFDVIGMHCVNCAMTIERRLKDLRGVKSARINFSRATGIVTYDANVTNKTQITRYVKEIGYTAKERVRLDQTSQASIQMGWLILSIVASAAMMVLMYVPMPASIHNYMPYIMMIIATLTVLGPGMDFFVSAYKSIRNLFANMDVLVSMGVLSAYIYSIFAVLGAFGMAGHAFFETAVMLITFIRIGKYLEERVKGRASHTLQKLVKLQADKARLLSTEGKETEVSASSLHAGDIVAVRAGEIIPVDGVVMEGVSSVDESMVTGESVPIVKQKGDSVIGATINKTGVLMVKTTKVGEETVLSQIITMVEDAQMDKAPIQRFADRVSNIFVPIVVGLSLATFLCWYFVFYDTAGQQPFVRALKMAIAVLVIACPCAMGLATPTAIMVGSGVGLDHSILIKRASALEEIARLDVMVFDKTGTITEGRFVITDIAPSNMVIESELIILAAAGCALSNHPLSQSVVDEARERGLAWDAVQDFHEETGRGIICRYKEKVLLIGNEGLLTSRGVKSDGLQNKVEELEAQGKSLMYVAYDGRCAGVLGLMDKIKQNAQDVVIQLKQMNIRAMMITGDSELVAKTVASEVGIEEYRAKVLPAEKMETIKNFQGKGLKVGMLGDGINDAPALAQADVGIAIGAGTDVAKETGDIVLIKNDMMDVVKAIQLGRRTLSKIRQNLFWAFFYNVIGIPIAAGVMYPLFGISLKPEYAGLAMAFSSVSVVTNSLLLKCITFHKQ
- a CDS encoding elongation factor G, encoding MIPYETKDIRTIVLLGHGASGKTSLVESMLFKAGATTRLGSVENGTSVADYDPDAKEKRHSIDSSILHCNWKGREINVIDTPGYPDFIRDTISSLVAAETALIILSATDGIQVNTRKLWDLACQKRLGKIIIVTKMDGENVDYQAMLESVKNTFGNTCVPLVLPVGTGHDFQGVVNLFELSNPLPNGVMGDAHASHDALIEAIVSAEDALMEKYLDGKEIERAVLQSCFVKAVACGNVVPILCCSNKKVSGIEDVLDAIANFSPSPLEGGKRAAIDLQKNQEIILETAKEAPFSACVFKSVIDPFVGKLTYFRVISGELDGEMSFYNVTSKKTNKAGHMYRVFGKEQQPVSKAIPGDIIAVSKLEDMHISDTICDPKHPVKFPEIVFPTPMSSLAVVPISKGAEKKISECLHKLTEEDKTFRVSHDTLTNELVITGMSTLHLQIMISRLKRRFGIDVETHTPKIPYKETITAGAQAQYKHKKQSGGHGQYGEVHIRIEPLPRGAGFEFVDEIVGGVIPRQYIPAVEKGIQEVLHKGILIGYPIVDVRVRLFHGSYHDVDSSEAAFKIAASHAFQDAFNHAKPVLLEPMVNIEVTIPAKFMGEITGNLSSHRGHIKGLDSLGDLQVVRASIPMSSVANYETELKSMTGGQGSFTMEFSHYDIVPAHLMQSIIAQAQATHAK
- the hisA gene encoding 1-(5-phosphoribosyl)-5-[(5-phosphoribosylamino)methylideneamino]imidazole-4-carboxamide isomerase produces the protein MIIIPAIDLKGGKCVRLTQGQKDLETVFSDDPVDVAGSWQDQGADYLHVVDLDGAFEGTPKNLAAVEQIIKKVKIPIEFGGGLRTTQSIKTLLDLGADRVIIGTKAIDSPSWVNELCTTFPGRIAVGIDAKNGKVAVKGWTSVCEWTAVAFASEIEKASPCVLIFTDISKDGMLQGPNIESLKELLMTVKTPVIASGGISSLKDIEALSQLPIAGMIIGKALYTGHIKFSEAKRLCNSLASKK
- the hisH gene encoding imidazole glycerol phosphate synthase subunit HisH yields the protein MIAIVDYGMGNLRSVAKGFERFGFDVKVTDHSSEIIHADKLVLPGVGAFRDAMDGLKQRGLIEPVVDWVRSGKPFLGICLGLQLLFSKGYEDGEHEGLNIIPGKVIRFKFSEVGTNGKLKIPHMGWNQISFRREGIPILKNVPCNAYMYFVHSYYVCPEDEGVIATETEYGVRFTSMIWHKNIFATQFHPEKSQEYGLTILKNFGNL
- a CDS encoding prepilin peptidase, whose protein sequence is MFFVLGLAIGSFLNVCIYRIPRKRSLVLPRSFCPDCHAPIRWYDNIPVFSYLLLRGRCRACKARISVRYLFVELLTGYVFAHLYLFVQYRYESPCIFIGYAVLSCALIISTFVDLELLVIPNEVTFVGIPLSLVLSVVCPGLHNEPNTLRNFSLVGISRLDMVIASLLGMLAGGGLIFLCSVLGKWIFKKDAMGFGDVKLMGMVGGIVGWKLAVAIFFVAPFFGLFMGIPALLFKKTHLIPYGPFLSLATLVCIFFQDYFLGIINVYIQLLTVIFTGFHS
- a CDS encoding glucose-1-phosphate adenylyltransferase, whose protein sequence is MKMDNVLSVILGGGRGTRLYPLTKERSKPAVPLAGKYRIIDIPISNCLNSDLNKIYVLTQFNSASLHRHITRAYKFDNFSRGFIEILAATQTTESMDWYQGTADAVRQNLRFLNQPNIDFVLILSGDQLYRMNYQQLIKEHIRTGAEVTVSVIPVERREAHGLGILKVDEQGRVVDFFEKPKDEKVINSFSLDASSFDRHGVSAKGRTLLASMGIYIFNLEVLREVLKETKKTDFGKEIIPEIIKKRRLFAYFFDGYWEDIGTIKSFYEANLKLVSPAPSFDLYDEKAPIYTNPLFLPGSTINNSKITQSIISDGCIIDNAEIHNSVIGIRSIIGKNTLIQNSIIMGADYYESESNIRVNRFKKIPDIGIGDNSRIMGAIIDKNVHIGENVTIENVKKLEQFEAENYMICDHIVIIPKGSVIPSHTVI